The genomic segment CCTATGCATCAGAATGCTGATTGCAATCTAGGAACAAGTGACATAGCTGTAGGCGAAATCGAGCCCTCTCAAGAGGAGCGTCCAAATCCGTTTGCAGTGTTAGAAAAACTGAAGAGCAAGTAATCTAGGAGACAAGTCAAATGGCTGTACAACAGAATAAAAAATCACGTTCAAAGCGCGGCATGCGCCGTTCACACGATGCATTGAGCACTGCTCAATTATCTGTAGACGCTACTAGCGGTGAATTACATCTACGTCACAACGTGACTGCTGATGGTTTCTACCGCGGTAAAAAGGTTATCAACAAGTAATTTGTTGCTAATCTTATGACGGATCTGACGCTCGCGTTGGATGTGATGGGGGGCGATAATGGCCCTTCCGTCACAGTGCCTGCAGCCTTGCAGGCACTTAAATTCAATTCCCAACTATCATTAATTCTTGTAGGCAATCAAGCCGAGATTGATCCCTTTTTAGTTGAGATTGACAGTGCCATTCGTGCACGCATTCAAATTGTTCATACCACTGAAGTTATCACCATGGGTGATAGGCCTATTCATGCCATTCGTTCTCGTAAACAAAGTTCTATGCGTCTTGCATTAGAACTTGTTAAAGACGGCAAGGCACAAGCGTGTGTGAGTGCGGGTAATACAGGTGCTTTAATGGCACTCGCTAAAATATTACTCAAAACCTTACCGGGTGTTGATAGACCCGCTTTAGTGAGTTGTTTGCCTGCTGTTACAGGTAAGCCTGTATATCTATTAGATCTTGGCGCTAATGTGTCCTGTGATTCTGAAACCCTTTTTCAGTTTGCAGTCATGGGCTCTGTTTTATGTGAAGCTGTCCATAAACGTGCCAAACCCAAAATTGCATTACTTAATGTCGGAATAGAAGACGTTAAGGGAAATGATCAAGTTCAACAAGCCGCTCAATACTTAATTGATACCGAGCAAGTCAATTACACTGGATTTATTGAAGGTGATGAAATATTCACTGGAAATGTTGATGTCATTGTTTGTGATGGATTTGTCGGCAATATCACTTTAAAAACTTCTGAAGGAATAGCGAAGTTACTCGTACATCAGTTAAAACGAGGCTTAACGCAAGGTTTATTCGTTCGGATGTTGTCTAAACTCCTCGCTCCACGTATACAATCTGTGCTTAGTAAGATGAACCCCGACCACTATAATGGTGCAAGTCTGATAGGATTGCGCGGAATAGTAGTAAAGAGTCACGGAAATGCAGATGAAGCAGCATATTTACAAGCAATTAATTTAGCTGCTACAGAAGCGAAACGTCGTCTTCCAGAAATGATTAAAGATCGTTTGGAGACGATTCTTTTAGACATCAATAACTGATCTCATTATATGCATACAAAAATTCTCGGAACTGGTAGTTATCTACCGGTGCAAGTTCGTAGTAATCACGATCTAGAAAAAATGGTTGAAACTTCAGATCAATGGATTGTGGAGCGTACAGGAATATCTGAACGCCGCATTGCTGCTGAAGATGAAACTGTGACCACGATGGGATATCAAGCAGCATTACAGGCATTAGAAATGGCCGGTGTTGAGGCCAGTGAGCTTGATATGATTGTTTGTGGTACTACGAGCGCAAGTAATGCTTTTCCTGCTGCCGCATGTGAAATACAAAAATTATTAGGCATTCACACCATTCCTGCTTTTGATATTGCCGCTGCATGTTCAGGCTTTGTTTATGCATTATCTGTAGCTGATCAGTTTGTTAAAACCGGTGCAGCAAAGAAAGTATTGGTCATAGGTGCTGATGTGTTATCACGTCTGTGTGATCCTGAAGATAGGACCACAGTGATTTTATTTGGTGACGGCGCTGGTGCAGCCGTGATTGGTGCAAGTGAACAACCCGGTATTATTTCAACGCACATATATGCAGATGGCCGTCAGGGCGATTTATTAAAGTGTTCATTCCCACCAAGAGCGGCAGAGTCGTCAGAAGCCGTTAGCTTCATGACAATGAAAGGGAATGATGTATTCAAATTTGCTGTCACTCAGCTATCACATGTTGTAACTGAAACA from the Shewanella japonica genome contains:
- a CDS encoding beta-ketoacyl-ACP synthase III, with product MHTKILGTGSYLPVQVRSNHDLEKMVETSDQWIVERTGISERRIAAEDETVTTMGYQAALQALEMAGVEASELDMIVCGTTSASNAFPAAACEIQKLLGIHTIPAFDIAAACSGFVYALSVADQFVKTGAAKKVLVIGADVLSRLCDPEDRTTVILFGDGAGAAVIGASEQPGIISTHIYADGRQGDLLKCSFPPRAAESSEAVSFMTMKGNDVFKFAVTQLSHVVTETLRINNIDKSEIDWLVPHQANFRIIKATAKKLDMSLDKVVLTLAKHGNTSAASVPIALDEAVRDGRIQRGQLILLEAFGGGFAWGSALVRF
- the rpmF gene encoding 50S ribosomal protein L32: MAVQQNKKSRSKRGMRRSHDALSTAQLSVDATSGELHLRHNVTADGFYRGKKVINK
- the plsX gene encoding phosphate acyltransferase PlsX, which encodes MTDLTLALDVMGGDNGPSVTVPAALQALKFNSQLSLILVGNQAEIDPFLVEIDSAIRARIQIVHTTEVITMGDRPIHAIRSRKQSSMRLALELVKDGKAQACVSAGNTGALMALAKILLKTLPGVDRPALVSCLPAVTGKPVYLLDLGANVSCDSETLFQFAVMGSVLCEAVHKRAKPKIALLNVGIEDVKGNDQVQQAAQYLIDTEQVNYTGFIEGDEIFTGNVDVIVCDGFVGNITLKTSEGIAKLLVHQLKRGLTQGLFVRMLSKLLAPRIQSVLSKMNPDHYNGASLIGLRGIVVKSHGNADEAAYLQAINLAATEAKRRLPEMIKDRLETILLDINN